CCCCTTGTCCTCCATGGCGTGCTCCCAGCGGCGCAGCAGCTGGGCCGGCACCTCCCCGGTGGCCGCGGCGTTGTCCAGCTCGTTGAGCCGGCGCTGCCGCAGCCGCTCCGCGGAGTAGCGGGGCAGCTCCGCGTGGTCCACCACCGCCTCGGTGAGGCTGTGCACGGCGGCGACCGTGCGGCCTACGTCATCGATCAGCCCCTCCGGGGCGTCGACCAGCTCATCGAGCGGCTGGGCACTGCCGGGCAGGTGGTTGTAGACGAACACGCGCATCTCGTCCACCCGTGCGGCTCCGGCCACGCTCGGCACGCGGAAGGGAAGCTCCGCGCGGATCGAGGTGGAGAAGCCGCGCAGCACCTGAACCTCGGTCTCCAGGCGCATGGCGGCCTGGGGGTGCTGGGGCGCACGGACCCGCCACCGGTTCTCGGCGGTGTCGACGACGACGGCGGAGGCGAAGTCGCGCGCGTCGTCAGCGGCCGCGGCGACCCCGGTGGGGGAGAGCCCCGGCACTGCGCGTGTGGCCAGCGCCGCCAGTTCCATCGATGTCCATTGCACGGTGCAAGCCTAGGAGCGCGGCGTCGTCGTGCACTGCTGAAACGCCGGGTGCGGCACGGGTGAACGCTCTGATCAGACGCCTGTGGACAGTTTCAGCGGGCGTCTGGGCGGGCGGATACCGTAGAGCCCATGGAATCCTCAGCCGCTGCGGGCCCAGAGGCGGTGCTCCACGGGCTCGACGACGAGCAGCGCGCCGCCGCCTCCACGCTCACCGGGCCGCTGTGCATCCTCGCCGGAGCCGGCACGGGCAAGACGCGCGCCATCACACACCGGATCGCCTACGGGGTGCGTGCCGGGGTGTATGACCCGCACCGGGTGCTCGCCGTGACGTTCACCGCCCGAGCCGCCGCGGAGATGCGCTCGAGGCTGGCCAGCCTGGGCGCCCCCGGGGTCCAGGCGCGGACGTTCCACGCGGCCGCGCTGCGCCAGCTGCAGTACTTCTGGCCGATGTCGGTGGGCGGGCAGATGCCCCAGCTGCTGAGCCACAAGGTCCGGCTGATCGCGGAGGCAGCCAAGCGCCTCCGGCTCACCAGCGACCGCGCCTCCCTGAGGGACTTCGCCTCGGAGATCGAATGGGCGAAGGTCTCCACGATCACCCCGGAGGACTATGCGGCGGCCGCCGCGGGCAGGGACCAGCCGGCCGGCCTGGACCACGCCAGCTTCGCGAGGCTCTACGCCGCCTACGAGGAGCTGAAGGACGACCAGCACGTCATCGACTTCGAGGACGTGCTGCTGCTGACCGCCGGGATGCTCACCGAGGACGAGCGGGTGGCAGCCCAGGTCCGCCAGCAGTACCGCCACTTCGTGGTCGACGAGTTCCAGGACGTCTCCCCGCTGCAGCAGCGGCTGCTGGACCTCTGGCTCGGCGGACGCGAGGAGATCTGCGTGGTGGGAGATGCCGCCCAGACCATCTACTCCTTCACCGGTGCCAGCCCCCGGTACCTGCTGGAGTTCCGGCGCCGCCACCCCCAGGCCGAGGTGGTCAGGCTGGTCAGGGACTACCGCTCCACGCCCCAGGTGGTGATGCTCGCCAACACCCTGCTGGCCGACCGCAGCGCTGAGCAGCCCCGGCTGCAGCGCCGCGCTGACTGGAAGCGCTCGGCGGGGGAGCAGGCCGAGGATCCCCCGGACTGGCCCGAGCCGCTGCAGCTGATCTCCCAGCGGGACAGCGGGCCCGCCCCGCAGCTCACCCAGCACGCCGACGACGACGCCGAGGCCGCCTGGATCGCCTCAGAGATCCGTCGGATCTCCGAGGACGGCACTCCGCTCAGCGAGATCGCCGTCCTCTACCGCACCAACGGCCAGTCCCAGACCTTCGAGCAGGCGCTCGCCGCCGCCGGGATCTCCTATCAGCTCCGCGGCTCCGAACGGTTCTTCTCCCGCCGCGAGGTACGTGAGGCCCTCGCCGCTCTGCGGACCAGCTCCCTGGTGGATTCGGACGAGACGGTCCCCGAGGCGGTCCGCGCGGTCCTCTCCTCCCTCGGCTGGTCGGAGAAGGCTCCCGCCTCGACGGGCGCGGTGCGGGAGCGCTGGGAGTCCCTGGCCGCGCTCGTCGCGCTCGCCGACAGCCTCGCCGCCGAGCGGGATGGATGCACGATGCGTGAGCTCCTCGCTGAGCTGGAGGAGCGCTCCGCGGCCCAGCACGCCCCCACGGTTGAGGGGGTGACGCTGGCCTCGCTGCACTCGGCGAAGGGCCTGGAGTGGGACGCGGTGTTTCTGGCGGGGCTGTGCGAGGGCCTGATGCCGATCAGCTTCGCCCAGTCGCAGGCGGAGGTGGATGAGGAGCGGCGCCTGCTCTATGTGGGGATCACCCGTGCCCGGAAGCATCTTTCGCTGAGCTCGGCGTCGGCCCGGCACTCGGGCGGCCGCGGCCGCCGGAAGCCGTCCCGGTTCCTTGAGCCGCTGCGTGCCGAGCTGGGCCTGGAGCCGACCGTCCGGAAGATCGCCCCCGGCTCCGGGAAGCCGAGCCCGAACGCGGCGTCGCAGAAGAGGACCGCCACCTGCGCCACCTGCGGGATCGCGCTGACGGTTGCCACCCAGGTGCGTCGTCGTCGCTGCGAGGACTGCCCGCCCCGGTATGAGCCGGAGCTGTTCGAGGCGCTGCGCGAATGGCGGCGGGAGACCGCCGCGGAGATCGGAAAGCCCGCGTTCATGATCTTCGCCGACGCCGAGCTGGAGATCATCGCCGAGCACAGGCCCGCCCCGGAGGACGATGAGCTGCTGAAGCTCCCCGGCGTCGGCCCCAAGAAGCTGGAGGCCCACGGCGACGGGCTGAAGGCCGTGCTCAGGTCCTCAGGTTCTCCTCAGCCCAGCTGACTCCGGCGAGGAACGCATCGGCCTCGGCGGTGCGCGGGTATCTGTCCACCAGCTTTTTGAAGGCGGCCCCGTGGTCGGGCTCGAGCAGGTGGGCGAGCTCGTGGACGAGGACGGCGTCCACTACCCAGCCGGGCATGTGCTTCAGCCGGGCCGAGAGGCGGACAGTGCCGGTGGTGGAGGTGGTGGAGCCCCATCGGCGCAGCTGCTGGGAGGACCAGGTGACCGAGGTCGGCTGCGGAATCCCGTCGAGATACTTCGCGGAGAGAGCGCTGGCGCGTTCGGCGAGGGCGCCGTCCCCGGCGGCGGCCGCTGAGCCTTTGGAGGCCATGCGTC
The sequence above is drawn from the Nesterenkonia populi genome and encodes:
- a CDS encoding M48 family metallopeptidase; the protein is MAGRQRQNETQREERITVDGHEVIVIRSARRTRTVSGDQVGGLLRLRVPARTSRRELDKHARAFRRRMASKGSAAAAGDGALAERASALSAKYLDGIPQPTSVTWSSQQLRRWGSTTSTTGTVRLSARLKHMPGWVVDAVLVHELAHLLEPDHGAAFKKLVDRYPRTAEADAFLAGVSWAEENLRT
- a CDS encoding ATP-dependent DNA helicase UvrD2 → MESSAAAGPEAVLHGLDDEQRAAASTLTGPLCILAGAGTGKTRAITHRIAYGVRAGVYDPHRVLAVTFTARAAAEMRSRLASLGAPGVQARTFHAAALRQLQYFWPMSVGGQMPQLLSHKVRLIAEAAKRLRLTSDRASLRDFASEIEWAKVSTITPEDYAAAAAGRDQPAGLDHASFARLYAAYEELKDDQHVIDFEDVLLLTAGMLTEDERVAAQVRQQYRHFVVDEFQDVSPLQQRLLDLWLGGREEICVVGDAAQTIYSFTGASPRYLLEFRRRHPQAEVVRLVRDYRSTPQVVMLANTLLADRSAEQPRLQRRADWKRSAGEQAEDPPDWPEPLQLISQRDSGPAPQLTQHADDDAEAAWIASEIRRISEDGTPLSEIAVLYRTNGQSQTFEQALAAAGISYQLRGSERFFSRREVREALAALRTSSLVDSDETVPEAVRAVLSSLGWSEKAPASTGAVRERWESLAALVALADSLAAERDGCTMRELLAELEERSAAQHAPTVEGVTLASLHSAKGLEWDAVFLAGLCEGLMPISFAQSQAEVDEERRLLYVGITRARKHLSLSSASARHSGGRGRRKPSRFLEPLRAELGLEPTVRKIAPGSGKPSPNAASQKRTATCATCGIALTVATQVRRRRCEDCPPRYEPELFEALREWRRETAAEIGKPAFMIFADAELEIIAEHRPAPEDDELLKLPGVGPKKLEAHGDGLKAVLRSSGSPQPS